A region of the Dysidea avara chromosome 9, odDysAvar1.4, whole genome shotgun sequence genome:
TGCCAGCGATCCCTGCAAACTAAACCTGGTAGTCGAGCCACTGACATCAATGACCTACTACAAGATTACTGATAATGTGAGAGAGCTGATGGGGTACAGAGCAACTTTTGATTGTACAGGCAATCTGGTACCTCTCAACAAAGATGTTAAAACTGAAAACATGGAGCCCCCAATCATTACTGATGGCCATTTCAGGTCTATCATAGCAATCAATGGACAAATGCCTGGTCCCACTATTATTGCTCATAAAAACCAACAGCTGATGATAACCGTCTACAATGAACTTAAGAATGTTGAAGGTATATCAATTCACTGGCATGGCATGCACCAGAAAGGCACACAAAAGGCAGATGGGGTGGCATATGTCACACAACTTCCTATCATGCCTGGACAATCCTACAATTATGATTTTAAAGCTAGTCCATCTGGGACACATTGGTATCATGCGCACAGCGGTGCACAAAGAACTGATGGCCTGTATGGAGCATTGATAATAAAAGATGATTTACCAGGTGACTTGTATGACTATGACTATCCTGAACAGCATACATTAGTGTTAATGGATTGGCAAAGGCATGCATCGATTGACTTGTTTCATGAAGTAGGATCACGCTTGGATTTTTGGAAAGATAATCCACAATCTAATACTCCACCATTTACTAAATATGTTATGACCGCAACATATGATGGAACTATAGTTGGTCCTGTACCATTTTGGTCAGGCATCATTAATGATAAAGGAAGACACTATGATGAAAATGGTAAAACAAATGTACCTTTAACAAGCTTAAACCACTTCAACTGCAAACATGGAAAGAGATATCGATTTAGGTTAATCGGGGCTGAAGGGGTATATGCATTTAAATTTCACATTATTGAACATAAATTGACAGTGATTGCAAGTGATGGTGCTCAAATCAAAAGCATTAAGGATGTTGACTATGTCATAGTAAACACTGGCGAGCGATATGATGTAGTTGTAACTTGTGACAAAAAAGTTGGAAACTACAAAATTTTGGCTGAAACATTGGAAGACGGGTACCGTTCTACTGATAAAGGATTTTATAATCCAGTTGATCATCACATAGCTGAAGCAGTGTTGCATTATGTAGATGCAAAACCTCCACTTGGTTTCAACTATAGCAGAAACCATGATAGTACAACAAAATTCAAAGTTGTAAATTGTCCATTTAAAGATTCAAAAAAATTTGATTGCATAAATGTTGACAAGTTTGAACCTTATGACATGGACATTATTCCACAATCTGTCAAGGGAACCCCAAAGAAAACCCTCTTTTACAGTTTTGGATTTGACGGTGAATTAAGTACACATGGAAGCTCCATAGATGGCATAAATTTTCGTTTTCCATCTCAATCTCCATTTGATGATATCACCACTTTTGAAAAGGATATATGTCCTAAAAGGGGTTGCGATCACAAAACAGACACCCACTGTGCCTGCACCAATGTTATAGACTTACATGATTTCAAGAAAGGTGATGTCGTTGAAATAGTTATGGTTAACAGAGGTGTTATTGCAACACGACCCAGTGGGACATCACATCCCATACATCTACATGGACACTATTTCTATATCACTGATGTAGGATATCCAATATATAGTGATGATGATGGCCATTTCAGACAGTCCACTGATAAAGTTGAATGCATTATGCCAAATCAAAA
Encoded here:
- the LOC136266728 gene encoding uncharacterized protein, with product MLKFILLAVWVATVSCDQNNLPSFDTSKTLDCTKDHSASDPCKLNLVVEPLTSMTYYKITDNVRELMGYRATFDCTGNLVPLNKDVKTENMEPPIITDGHFRSIIAINGQMPGPTIIAHKNQQLMITVYNELKNVEGISIHWHGMHQKGTQKADGVAYVTQLPIMPGQSYNYDFKASPSGTHWYHAHSGAQRTDGLYGALIIKDDLPGDLYDYDYPEQHTLVLMDWQRHASIDLFHEVGSRLDFWKDNPQSNTPPFTKYVMTATYDGTIVGPVPFWSGIINDKGRHYDENGKTNVPLTSLNHFNCKHGKRYRFRLIGAEGVYAFKFHIIEHKLTVIASDGAQIKSIKDVDYVIVNTGERYDVVVTCDKKVGNYKILAETLEDGYRSTDKGFYNPVDHHIAEAVLHYVDAKPPLGFNYSRNHDSTTKFKVVNCPFKDSKKFDCINVDKFEPYDMDIIPQSVKGTPKKTLFYSFGFDGELSTHGSSIDGINFRFPSQSPFDDITTFEKDICPKRGCDHKTDTHCACTNVIDLHDFKKGDVVEIVMVNRGVIATRPSGTSHPIHLHGHYFYITDVGYPIYSDDDGHFRQSTDKVECIMPNQKKCEKFFITSDDDQGNRLQTVQWLHGNPPTPKGNFALKDTVIIPFGGYTTIRFVVDNPGWWFFHCHIEEHQLQGMAAIIKELQ